In Leptotrichia sp. oral taxon 221, the DNA window AGCAATTTTCCCTTCGATATTCGACGCACCAAAATTCATCAAACTTACCAAAAGAAAAAGTATCGCAATTTTTCTAAAGGTTTTCATAAAAATCTCCCTTTAACTCTAAATTTTTTCATTCTTTCAGTATAATTTTACCTTAATAATTTTTAATTTACAATTATAATTTTCAATTACTAAAAAGAAATTTTTTCAAAAACTTTTTCCAAAATCGAAATAGCTTTGTCAATTTCATCGTTTGTTACATTAAATGGTGGAAAAAATCTCACAACATTATTTCCAGCTCCGACTAGCAACAATCCATTTTCCAACGCTTTTAAAACAACATCTTTTGCCAAAACTTTTTTCTCATCAAATTTTATTCCTAAAAGAAGTCCTTTTCCACGAATTTCTTCGATAAAATCGAATTTTTCCTTTAATTTTTCCAATTTTTCCACAGAATACTGACCTTTTTCCACAACATTTTTTTCAATTAATTTGTTGTCAATTAATTCGTATAAAACAGCATTTGCAACGGCACAAACTAAAGGATTTCCTCCGTAAGTTGAACCATGGTCGCCAGGAGCTAACACATCATTTGCCTTTCCTTTTGTCAGGCAAGCTCCGATTGGAACTCCGCCACCAAGAGATTTTGCAATCGTAATTACATCTGGCACTAAATCAAAATTCTCGTAAGCGAACAATTTTCCAGTTCTTCCCATTCCACATTGAATTTCATCAAAAATCACAAGAGTATTATATTTTTCACTCAATTCTTTTATAGTTTCGATAAATTCAGGCTTAGCACTCTCAAGTCCACTTTCTCCCTGAATTGGCTCCAGGATAATGGCAGCAGTTTTTTCGCTTACTTTCGCTTTTAAATCTTGAACATCATTAAAATTACATTCAGTAACATTTTTCATCAATGGTTCAAACGGTTTTTGATATTTCGGCTGACCAGTGACTGCCAATGCTCCAGTACTTCTTCCGTGAAAAGAATTTTTCATATAGATTATTTCTGTCTTATCGGCAATTTTATTTCCATTTTTATCATA includes these proteins:
- a CDS encoding aspartate aminotransferase family protein, whose amino-acid sequence is MLLNVYSRYNKVFEKGKGTYIYDDEGNEYLDFVSGISVNCLGHASPVITEALTEQSQKLVHISNLYYSQPQLDLADKLTDNSEMESVFFTNSGTEAIELALKIARKYGNNLSYDKNGNKIADKTEIIYMKNSFHGRSTGALAVTGQPKYQKPFEPLMKNVTECNFNDVQDLKAKVSEKTAAIILEPIQGESGLESAKPEFIETIKELSEKYNTLVIFDEIQCGMGRTGKLFAYENFDLVPDVITIAKSLGGGVPIGACLTKGKANDVLAPGDHGSTYGGNPLVCAVANAVLYELIDNKLIEKNVVEKGQYSVEKLEKLKEKFDFIEEIRGKGLLLGIKFDEKKVLAKDVVLKALENGLLLVGAGNNVVRFFPPFNVTNDEIDKAISILEKVFEKISF